AATAAAAGAAAGAAACCGTTTTTCTAATGATCTATTGATAAAAATTTTGAAAATCAAGGCTGAAGGAGTGGTGAAAGATAAAAAGTTGTTTGAGCAAAGCGAGTTCTTTTTATCTGTGGAGGAAGTAGCCGTAGTATTTTCTCAAGTTTTTATCATAAATCTTGACTTTTGCTTCTTTGTGTCAAGGCAAAGAAGAGAATAAATATGATTCTTTAAGATAATATTCTATCAAAGAATAAAAGTCAAACATGACCAATGTCATAGTATAAAAATCTTTCCAAAACTACTTTTGAAATATAATTAATAAACTAACAAGATGGGGGTAATTTATGTATTGCTGGCAGTAAGTGTGTCAGTAGCAATAGTCTTTTTTATTGCATTTATAATTTCCGTTAAAAAGGGACAATATGACGATACCTACACTCCTTCAGTTAGAATGTTATTTGACGACGAGTTAGTAACTAAGAATACAAATAAAGAATAGATTTTTAATTCAATTTAAATTATGGAAATGCAACAATTTTATTACGATAATAAAATCGTAAAAAAATTTATTTACGCTACCTTATTATGGGGAATCGTAGGTTTTTCAGTAGGGCTTCTCTTAGCTTTTATGTTTTTATTCCCAAATATAACTGATGGGATTTCATGGCTTAGTTTTGGTCGTTTAAGACCTTTACATACTAATGCTGTGATTTTTGCTTTCGTAGGAAATGCAATTTATGCAGGTGTGTATTATTCTCTTCAACGTTTATTAAAAACGAGAATGGCAAGCGATCTGTTAAGTAACATTAATTTCTGGGGATGGCAGTTAATTATTGTGGCAGCAGCAATTACACTTCCTTTAGGATATACAACGTCTAAAGAATATGCCGAGTTAGAATGGCCAATAGATATTGCAATTGCTGTAGTATGGGTAGTGTTTGGTGTAAACATGATTTGGACGATCTTAAAACGTCGTCAACGTCACTTGTATGTTGCCATTTGGTTTTACCTGGCAACTTTTGTTACTGTAGCTGTTTTACACATTTTTAATAGTTTAGAATTACCAGTAAGTGGATTGAAAAGTTATTCTGTTTATGCTGGAGTTCAAGATGCTTTAGTACAATGGTGGTACGGGCATAATGCAGTTGCATTTTTCTTAACTACTCCTTTTTTAGGATTGATGTATTACTTTATTCCTAAAGCGGCAAACAGACCCGTGTATTCGTATCGATTATCGATTATTCACTTTTGGTCTTTAATTTTTATTTATATCTGGGCAGGTCCGCATCACTTATTATATTCTGCTTTACCAAACTGGGCTCAGAATTTAGGAGTAGTTTTTTCAATTATGTTAATTGCTCCATCTTGGGGAGGAATGATCAACGGATTATTAACCTTAAGAGGTAGTTGGGATAAAGTTCGTCAAGATCCAGTTTTAAAATTCATGGTCGTAGCAATTACAGGTTATGGTATGGCAACTTTTGAAGGGCCAATGTTATCGCTAAAAAATGTAAATGCAATAGCACACTTTACCGATTGGATTATTGCTCACGTTCACGTAGGAGCTCTAGCGTGGAACGGATTTATGACTTTCGGTATGATTTATTGGTTAGTTCCTAAATTATTTAAAACAAAATTATACTCTAGAGCTTTAGCAAATTTCCATTTTTGGATTGGAACTTTAGGTATCATTATCTACACATTACCAATGTATGTTGCAGGTTTTGTTCAAGCTTTTATGTGGAAACAATTCAACCCAGATGGAACATTAACTTATGCAAACTTCTTAGAAACAGTTCAAGAGATTTTACCAATGTATTGGCTACGTGCTATCGGAGGTAGTTTATACATCATAGGAGCAATTGTAATGGTTTACGTTATTGTGCAAACGATTAGACAAGGTGAAAAAGTAACTGATGATTTAGCTGAAGCAGCTCCGTTAACTAAAGTTTCAAAATATAGAACAAAAGGAGAAACATGGCATACTTGGTTAGAGCGTAAGCCAGTGAAATTAACATTGTATGCAACCATAGCAATTTTAATTGGTGGAGTAGTACAAATTGTACCAACATTAATGGTTGAGTCTAATATTCCGTATATCGAAGCTGTAAAACCATATTCTCCGTTAGAATTAGAAGGTAGAGATATTTATATCTCAAATGGTTGTGTTTCGTGTCACTCACAAATGATTCGTCCATTTAGAAGTGAAGTAGAACGTTATGGAGAATACTCTAAAGCAGGAGAATTTGTGTACGATCATCCTTTTTTATGGGGAAGTAAACGTACTGGTCCAGATTTACATCGTGTAGGAGGAAAGTATAATGACAGTTGGCACTTTAACCATATGTACGATCCACAAAGTACTTCACCAGGTTCCATTATGCCTGCTTATCAATGGATCATTAAAAATAAGTTAGATAAATCTCAAACGGAGAAGAAAATGCGAGCTATGATCACTTTAGGAGTTCCTTACACAGAAGAAGATGTGAAAAATGCTCAAAAGAGTATGAATGAGCAAGGAATGCAGATTCAACAAAACCTATATGAAGATCCTGATTTTGCGAGCAATTATGATGAAAGTAAAAAATATGCTTTAGCAAATGATATTCCTTTTGTAGAAATGAAAGATAGAGAAATTGTAGCACTTATAGCTTACTTACAAAGATTAGGAGTTGATATTAAAGTAAACGATGTAAAAGACAAATTATCAAAAAAATAGAATCATGTTAAAGTTTGTAAAAAATCATTTAGAGAGTATCACAGGAATAGAAATTTATCCATTGATTTCATTAAGCATATTCTTCACCTTTTTTCTATTGCTTTTTTGGTGGGTCTTCACGGCAAAGAAATCATACATAAAAAAAGTAAGTCATATACCATTAGATAATTAAACAGAAAAATCATGAAAAGAGTTTTTCAATCGATCATGTACCTACTATTTGTTTTTGTAAGTTTTTGGGCTTTAATTAAAGCAATTACGTCATATGAAAATCCATTTAGTTTATACGAAAACCCATTAGTTTGGATACTGTTAGTCTTCTTAGTATTAGTCATTTTAGTTAAAGAATACTTTAGTTACACAGTATATAAAATGACTGAGGAATTAAAACTAGAAAAAGAAGGTTTTAATCCAGAAGAAATAGAAGATGAATGGGAAGTTTGGTTCAGAAAAGTATTTAAAAAGTTTACAAGATCTAAAGCAATAGAAGAGGAAGAAGAAATTGTACTAGATCATAACTACGATGGCATAAAAGAATTAGACAATGTACTTCCGCCATGGTGGGTGTATTTATTTTATGCTACAATTGTTTTCGGAGTAATTTACTTGATTCGTTTTCATATTGCAGGAGGAGATTCTCAAGAAATGGAATATGAAAAAGCAATGGCAAAAGCTAAATATGAAATTGAGCAATACAAAGCCAATACACCAAATTTATTTGATGTAGAAAAAGTAGAATTACTTACTGATGATGGAGCGATAGCAAGAGGTAAAGCAGTCTTTAATTTGAATTGCGCTTCCTGTCATGCTCCTGATGGAGGTGGAGGTGTAGGACCAAATCTTACAGATGAATATTGGATTTTAGGTGGCGGATTTAAGAATGTCTTCAATACTGTTTATAATGGCGGTAGAGCAGGAAAAGGAATGGTGCCTTGGAAAGGAGTTTTAAAACCTCAAGATATTCAAAAAGTAGCGAGTTATATTATTTCTATTGAAGGAAATACAACAGCTAAACCAAAGAAACCTCAAGGAGAAATCTGGAAAAAAGAATAGTTAGTAATTAGTTTTGATAGTTGACAATGGAAACACCTAAAAACGAAAAATTTAGAGATAGTATTGGTACCATAGACTCCGAAGGAAAACGTGCTTGGGTGTTTCCTAAACAACCTAAAGGAAAACTATACAATTATCGTAGTTATGTGAGCTACGCATTGTTACTTTTTCTATTGTCTGCACCATTTATAAAAATCAATGGAAATCAATTTTTATTATTTAATGTTCTAGAACGTAAATTTAATGTATTCGGATTTCCATTTTGGCCGCAAGATTTTCATTTGGTAGTAATATCAATGATTATTGGGGTTGTCTTTGTAACTCTTTTTACCGTTGTTTTTGGAAGAGTTTTCTGTGGATGGATTTGTCCACAAACTATTTTCCTAGAAATGGTTTTCAGAAAAATAGAATATTGGATAGAAGGAGATCGAGGAAAACAAATTCGTTTGGCTAAACAACCTTGGAATGCTGAAAAGATCAGAAAAAAGGTATTAAAATGGTTCGTGTTCTTTTTAATTTCATTTGGTATTGCGAATGTGTTTTTAGCATACATTATCGGAAGTGATGAACTTTTATTATACATAAGTAACGGACCAGCAAATCATGTTTCAATATTTATAGCGCTGTTAATTTTTACGGGTGTTTTTTACTTTGTTTTTGCTTGGTTTAGAGAACAAGTATGCATTATCGCTTGTCCGTACGGACGATTACAAGGTGTTTTATTAGATAATCAATCGGTTGTTGTTGCATACGATTACAAACGAGGAGAAAAGGAAAAAGGAAGAGCAAAATTTAATAAAAAAGAAGATAGAATTGCTTCTGGTAAAGGAGATTGTATCGATTGTAAGCAATGTGTTCATGTTTGTCCTACAGGAATAGATATTCGTAACGGAACTCAACTAGAATGTGTGAATTGTACCGCTTGTATAGATGAATGCGATACCATGATGGAAAATATCGGGTACCCTAAAGGATTAATTCGTTTTGCAAGTATTGAAAATATAGAAAAAAAGAGTCCGTTTAAGTTTACTGCTAGAATGAAAGGTTACGCAGCAGTGCTTGTCATCTTATTTGGTGTTTTAACAGGAATGTTATTCTTAAGAAACGACGTTGAAGCCAAAGTATTTCGATTACCAGGTCAGTTATATGAACGAAAAGCAGACGGAATTATCAGTAACGTATATTCTTTTAAAATTGTAAATAAAACTACTGAGGAAATTAACAATATACATTATGAACTATTATCTCATAAAGGGAAAATAGAAATTGTAACACATCAAGATTTTACAATACCTAAACAAGGTATGGCTGAAGGTTCTCTTTTTATTGAATTACATCAAAGTCAGTTAAAAAAAGACAGAGTGAAACTCAAAATAGGAGTATACAGTAAAAACAAACTTATAGAAACTACCACAACAAATTTTTTAGGACCTAGAAAATTTTGGTAACACTTTAAATTAAAACAAATATGAAACTAAATTGGGGTACAGGTATAGTAATAGCAATCTTAGCTTTTATTGGATTTATCATGTTTATGGTTACAACTATGATAACAAACCACAAATACAATCACGATTTGGTAACCGACAGCTATTATCAAAAAGAATTAAAATATCAAGATAATATCAATGCAGAACAAAATGTATTAGCAATAAAAGATGCGATAGTTATTCAATTAAATCAGAAAGGTTTAGAATTGCTGTTTTCAGAAGAATTTCAATCAGAATTTATAAATGGAAAAGTATTCTTATACAGACCTTCAGATAAAACTTTAGATAGTGAGTTTCCTATAGTTTTAAAAAATCAAAAGCTACATATTCCTGAAAAGTTTTTAGTTGGGGGACGTTGGAATATTACAGTAGATTTTAATTATAAGGGAACTCCTTTTTTATATCATAAAGAACTTACACTTTAATGCTGTACACTGCTTTCATATTGGGTTTGTTAGGAAGTTTACACTGTTTAGGCATGTGCGGACCAATAGCTTTTATGTTACCATTAAACAAGCAAAACCAAGTAACACAGTTTTTTCAGTTAATGAGTTACCATTTAGGAAGACTATCAACTTATGCTTTGTTAGGTTTGGTATTCGGGTTATTAGGTAGAGGTTTTGAATTATTTACATTTCAGCAACATTTATCTATTTTCACAGGAATTCTAATGATTGTAATCATTTTATTCCCCAAAATTGTTCACAGATTAAAAATAACCAATTCATTAAACAGGTTTATCATTAAAGTAAAATCTGAATTAGGTAAAGAACTCAAAGAGAAAAAAAGAAATACATTTTTCCTTATTGGTTTTTTAAATGGTTTTCTTCCTTGTGGATTAGTTTATATGGCTATTTTAGGAGCCATAGCAACCCATAATGCATTATACGGAAGTTTATATATGTTTTTATTTGGTATTGGTACAATTCCGTTAATGAGTTCAATTGTATACTTAGGGAAATTTACACATTTTACGTTTTACAATTACTTTAAAAAAATAGTTCCTTTTGCAGTAATTCTTATAGGTGTGTTGTTTATCCTACGAGGGTTAGCCTTAGATATTCCCTATATCTCACCAGCAAATTCTGTTAGTAATTTAGTAGAACACCAAACAGTTTGTAAATAATCTTTTTTAAAAAATGATTTTTATCATGTTTTTAAAAAGGGTAACTGATTGATATCATAGTTTTTACTTGAAAGTTAAAGTAGTTTTACACTATTAATTATTAAGTCTCTCTATCATGAAAAAAATTATTGTACCAGTAGATTTCTCGTTACATTCTGAGAACGCTTTAAGAACTGCAGCTTCATTTGCGAAGCAATTTAAATCAGAAATAGTTGCAGTTCATATGTTAGAATTGTCTAACGCATTAATTTCAGTTTCGTCATCATATATCAATGAGCAGGCAGTATTCCAAATTAAGTTGGCACGACAAAAGTTCGATGAATTTCTAGATAAACCATATTTATCAGATATCACAGTTTCAACATTAATTCAGCCATACAAAGACTTTAGTAGCTTTCATGATTTAAAAGGACAAGAAGATGCAGATTTAATCATTATGTCTTCACAAGGAGCTACAGGTTTTAAAGAAATGTTTTTAGGATCGAATTCAGAAGTAGTAGTGAGAAACTCTACAATTCCAGTATTGGTTATTAAAGGACTTCCGATCACAGAACCATTCAAAAAAGTAGTTTTTGCCTGTGATTTTTCAAATGATTTTGTAGAACCATATAAACAAGCTAAAGAAATTTTATCAGTTTTTAAATGTGAAATAGAATTGGTTCACGTGAATACTCCAGGAGCCAAATTTAAAACGACAAAAGAAAAGAAAGAACGCATTGATAGTTTCTTATACAACGTCGGAGAAAGTTTTGAAAACAAACCTAAAATAGTAGAAGTTTCTGATTATAAAATTGAAGATGGCATTTTAGAATATGCTCAAACTAACCAAAGTGATCTAATCATTATGCCAACACATGGTAAACATGGTATTGAACATTTTTTAGATGGAAGCATTGCTGAAGATATTGTAAATCACGCAGCCTTACCAGTTTTAACAATCAAAATATAAATCCAATAATTAATTTATTATGAAAAAAAGAACACCTGTATCAAAAATAATGAGTGCTAATTTAGTAACACTAAGTTCAATTGATGATTTAACAACAGCAGAAGAGTTATTTAAAACTCATGAAATACGACATATACCAGTTGTACAAGGCGAAGAAATCATAGGAATGTTAAGTCACACCGATTTACTAAGAGTAAGTTATGCAGAAACGGTTCAAGAATACGAAACAGAAGTAGATATTGTACTGAATAGCATTTTTACAATTGAGCAAGTAATGACAAAAAATGTGGTTACAGTGAATGCGAGCGATACAATTAAAGAAGTAGCAGAAGTATTGTCAACTCGAGAATTTCATGCGTTACCAGTTGTAGAAAATAATGTGTTGGTTGGAATCGTAACTACTACCGATTTAATTAAATATTTATTAGAGCAGTATTAAAGTAATATTGTGTATTTCATTCTGTAATTCAGTTTTCTGAATTTTTCTAGAATAGGAAGAGGAAAATCTTTTTAAGGTTTTCCTCTTTTTTCTTTTATAACCGTACAATCTTTTATTGTATAGTTTTTACTTTTTTAATTGATTATAATTCTAATTAGCTTTAATGTTAATTTTTAGTAAGTTGGACTTAAATCTAATATATTTGCCAACCTGTAAATACTTTAAATGAAGTTTGTATCTAAAATAATATCATTAAGCGTAATTTTATCTTTTTTTGTTTCTTTTTCTCAAGAAACATTGCCTATTTATCAAGATTATCTTTCTGATAATGTTTTTTTGGTACACCCAGCAGCAGCTGGTATTGGAGAGTGTGGTAAAATCCGATTAACAGCAAGGAGTCAATGGCTAGGTATAGATAACGCTCCACAGTTACAAACTTTAAGTTTTCACGGAAGATTTAATGAAGATTCAAAAGCTGCTTTTGGAGCTATTTTATTTAATGATAAAAATGGTTTTCATTCACAAAAAGCAGTGCAAGGTACTTATGCTTATCATTTGAATTTAAGTAACGGAAGTGTTTTTAATCAATTATCTTTTGGTTTGTCTTTATCTGCTGTACAAAATGAGGTAGATCAAAGTACTTTTAGTGGAGATCCACAAGTACAACAAATCATAGAAAGTGATTTTTATTTTAATTCAGATTTCGGACTTGCTTATCACTATAGAGGATTTTCTAGCTATTTAACTGTCAAAAATATTTTCTTAACAGCTAAAGATAATTTGACTTCAGAATTCGATGCTTTAAACCTTAGGAATTATATTATTGGCGCAGGTTATTATTTTAATAACGACAAAAAACTACAATTTGAACCATCTTTTATGTTTCAGTTCAAAGAGCAAACAGGAGAAAAAGTTGTTGACTTAAATGTTAAAGCGTACAGAAAATTAAAAGGATCTTTACTTTGGGCTGGAATTTCTTATCGTTCTTCTTTCGACGGAAATACTTTTGAAAATGCTCAATATTTTTCTCCTTTATTAGGAATAAATTTCAAAAGATTTATGTTTGCTTATACTTTTACCAAACAATCTGGAGATTTAGTTTTTGCTGAAGGAGGTTTCCATCAATTGTCTTTGGGGATGAATTTGTTATGTGCTAAAAGAAGATTAGCCGCATGTCCAAATATTAATGGGCAATTATTTTAAAATGCCAATTGCTCAATTGAACTATATTTAGCGCCTTCCAATATCCTTTCCAATACAATTTTATTTTTGTTGGTGTAAAAAATATTTGAAGTGTTTTTTATTTCAGTATTTAGTAAATTCTTTTGAACCAAAATTCTTTTGGTTTGTCTTGCAACAGCTTCACCAGAATCAATTATAGTAAGAGTAGTATTAGTTATTTTTCTAATTGCATTTATTAAGTAAGGATAATGTGTACAGCCCAATACTAAACAATCTATATTTTCTTTTAGCATAGGATCAATATAAGATTTTAAAAGTAGATTCATTTCTGAAGAATCAATTTTACCTTGTTCAATTAACTCTACTAAGCCTTCTCCAATCTGTTCTATGATTTTAATATCATTATTAATTAAAGATGATGTTTTTTCAAATAATTCACTATTTAAAGTCCCTTTCGTAGCTAGTATACCTATAGTTTTTGTTTTAGTTTGAAGAGATGCAGGCTTTATTGCAGGTTCAATACCGATAAAAGGTACAGAATAATTTTCACGTAAATATTGAATAGCATTTGTTGTAGCTGTGTTACAAGCAACCACTATAAGCTTGCAGTTTCTTTGAATTAAAAACTCTGTGTTTTTTATTGAAAGATTTATGATTTCTTCCTTAGTTTTTTGACCATAGGGAGCGTTTAAACTATCTGCTAAGTAAATTGTATCTTCATTAGGTAAAAGTTGTTGAATCTCTTTCCAAATGGATGTACCTCCTATACCAGAGTCAAAAATACCAATAGGTTGCTTAGAATTATTAATCATGTTAGCACAAAAATAAAAATCCTGCTTAATTTAAGCAGGATTTTATAATATGGTTTAACTTAAAAAAGTTGTTTTAGAATCCTAATTTAGTTTTTACAGCATTAAAAATGTCTTCACCTTTTTCGAATACGATTAAACCTTTACCAGGAGCTGCATCTAATACATAAACGATTCCTTTCTCAGCAGCTACAGCTTTAATAGCATCTTCAGCTTTTTTTAAGATAGGAGCAGTTTTTTCTTTGTACTTCTTTGCCATTTCTTGGTTCATAGTTTGCTCTGCTTGAGCTATTTTTGCTCTATCTTGTTGTATTTCTTGAGCTCTCTTAGCATTTGCTTCTTTAGTCTGTGAATTTTGCTCAGCTTCAAACTTTTTATATTTAGCTTCTAAAGCTTTAAACATTCCTTCTATATCTGCTCTGTATGTTTTTTGTAATTTTTCTAATTCAGCTTTTAATGCTTTTGTTTCTGGCATCTCAGCTAATAATTTATCGGTGTTAATATGTGCAGTTTTTTGTGCATTCACCACTCCACCTAAACCAATCGTAAAAATTGCAGCTAATAATAACGCTTTTAAATGTTTCATGTTTGTCTTAATTTAAAATTTTTGTTCTCTTTTCTATTCTATAAATTAATTTGTTTTGTCTTTTTTCTCTGCTTCTTCTTTTTTCTTAGCTTCTTTAGCTTTACGTAAAGCTTCTTTCTTTTCTTTTAATAATCTACGTTTTTCATCTCTTGCTTTTAAACGAGCTTTTCTTTTTTCCTCTATTGCTTTTAACTTTGCCTCACGCTCTGTTAATTTCTTTTGCCTTATAGCTTCTTTTTTCGCATCTCTTTGTTTAGCTGCTTCCGATTTTCCATCGTCATCAAGTAACTTTTTTCTAGCGGCTATTTTATCACGTTTAGCTTGTTTCTTTACATCGATTTTAATCAATTTTAAAACTAGTGAGCTAATATCGTGTTTTTTGTTAGAATATAACATTACTAATTCACTCGATTTGTCAAAAACGAAATCATATTTTTTTCTCGAGGCTATAGTTTGTACTGCATTGTAAACTTGGTCTTGAATTGGCTGAATTAGTTTCTTACGTAATATGTACATATCACCATCAGGACCAAAATACAGCGATTCTAACTTACGTAAAGCATCCTGTTTTACTTGGATATCTTCTTCACGTTCTTCTATTAAATCTTGTGTTAAAATTGCTTTCTCGTTAGATAGATCAGTTTTCATAACTTCGATCTGTCTTGCTTCTTTATCTAGGTTAGATCTCCATTTAGCAACCTTGTCATTTAAAGCATTTTGAGCTTCTATATATTGTGGAATACTCTGTAGAATATAATCCATGTCTATATAGGCAATTCTCTGATTTTTTTGTGCAACACTTACACTTACTGCAATAAGTAAAAGAACGAACGTAAGATTTATTTTTTTCATTGTTTATAGTGTATTTAGAAAAAACCGTGCCAAAAAACCAAAGTGTTACAAATGTAGTATTTTAGAACTGTCTTCCAATAATAAAATGTGTTTGCCAACCAGATTTTTGTGAAAAGCCTGGTAACGGATCAAACCCATGGGCAAAATCAATACCAAGTAAACCAAAAGCAGGCATAAATATACGTACTCCTAATCCAGCTGAACGCTTTAACTCAAACGGGTTAAATGTACTAAAATTGTCGTAAGCATTACCAGCTTCTAAAAATCCTAATGTGTATATAGATGCAGAAGGCTTATCTGTAATAGAATATCTTAATTCTAGTTGAAATTTATTATAAATAGATCCTCCATCTACAGAAGATAAACTATTGTTTTCATAACCACGTAAACCTACGATTTCTCTACCATCTAATTGTCCTTGAGCAATTCCATCACCACCAACAAAATAACGTTCTACAGGTGTTAAACCAAGTTCATCATTATATGAACCTAAGAAACCAATTTCAAAATTAGACATTAATACTAATTTCTTAGCTAAAGCAGTATACCATTTTCCTTTTGCAGATAATTTATAGTATTCTAACCATTTGAAACGATCTGCTAAAAAATCTTGTTGCTCAGTCGGTGTTAAACCTTCAGGTTCATCTGATAAGTCTTTACCATTAATTAAAGAGTAAGGTAAAGTAGCTTTTGCTCTTATAGAAAACTCTGATCCATAAGTAGGGAAAATTAAACTTGGTCCGGCAGAATTACGACTTAAAACTGCTGTATATGATAAATTATTTAAGTTTCCATTATTTAAGATTGCGTTTGACGAACCTACTCTATAAGGGAAATTATTTAGTCCAATTCTTTGGTAACTTATACTTTGAGATAATGAAAAGAAATCATCTGGCCATTTTAAACGTTTACCTAAGCCTAAAGTAGCTCCAAAAATATCTAAGCTCTGACTTCTATCAACTTGTCTAGTCTGGAAATTGAATCTAAACTGATTTGAGTAGAATATAGAGAAAGATAACGATTGTGGTTTTTTACCTCCTAACCAAGGTTCAGTAAATGAGAAACTATAAGTACTATTTGTTCTACTAGCTTGTAAACGTAAAGATAAACTTTGTCCATCTCCCATAGGAAGAGGTTTATAAGCATCTTTATTGAAAATATTTCTTATCGAGAAGTTGTTAAATGACAAACCTAATGTACCAATAAAAGATCCACCACCAAATCCACCTTGAAGTTCAATTTGGCTACCACCTTTTTCAACTACAGAGAATTCAATATCTGCGGTTTTATTAGCATAGTCTGGTTTTACATCAGGAG
This genomic stretch from Tenacibaculum jejuense harbors:
- the ccoS gene encoding cbb3-type cytochrome oxidase assembly protein CcoS, with translation MGVIYVLLAVSVSVAIVFFIAFIISVKKGQYDDTYTPSVRMLFDDELVTKNTNKE
- the ccoN gene encoding cytochrome-c oxidase, cbb3-type subunit I; translation: MEMQQFYYDNKIVKKFIYATLLWGIVGFSVGLLLAFMFLFPNITDGISWLSFGRLRPLHTNAVIFAFVGNAIYAGVYYSLQRLLKTRMASDLLSNINFWGWQLIIVAAAITLPLGYTTSKEYAELEWPIDIAIAVVWVVFGVNMIWTILKRRQRHLYVAIWFYLATFVTVAVLHIFNSLELPVSGLKSYSVYAGVQDALVQWWYGHNAVAFFLTTPFLGLMYYFIPKAANRPVYSYRLSIIHFWSLIFIYIWAGPHHLLYSALPNWAQNLGVVFSIMLIAPSWGGMINGLLTLRGSWDKVRQDPVLKFMVVAITGYGMATFEGPMLSLKNVNAIAHFTDWIIAHVHVGALAWNGFMTFGMIYWLVPKLFKTKLYSRALANFHFWIGTLGIIIYTLPMYVAGFVQAFMWKQFNPDGTLTYANFLETVQEILPMYWLRAIGGSLYIIGAIVMVYVIVQTIRQGEKVTDDLAEAAPLTKVSKYRTKGETWHTWLERKPVKLTLYATIAILIGGVVQIVPTLMVESNIPYIEAVKPYSPLELEGRDIYISNGCVSCHSQMIRPFRSEVERYGEYSKAGEFVYDHPFLWGSKRTGPDLHRVGGKYNDSWHFNHMYDPQSTSPGSIMPAYQWIIKNKLDKSQTEKKMRAMITLGVPYTEEDVKNAQKSMNEQGMQIQQNLYEDPDFASNYDESKKYALANDIPFVEMKDREIVALIAYLQRLGVDIKVNDVKDKLSKK
- a CDS encoding CcoQ/FixQ family Cbb3-type cytochrome c oxidase assembly chaperone, coding for MLKFVKNHLESITGIEIYPLISLSIFFTFFLLLFWWVFTAKKSYIKKVSHIPLDN
- a CDS encoding cbb3-type cytochrome c oxidase N-terminal domain-containing protein; its protein translation is MKRVFQSIMYLLFVFVSFWALIKAITSYENPFSLYENPLVWILLVFLVLVILVKEYFSYTVYKMTEELKLEKEGFNPEEIEDEWEVWFRKVFKKFTRSKAIEEEEEIVLDHNYDGIKELDNVLPPWWVYLFYATIVFGVIYLIRFHIAGGDSQEMEYEKAMAKAKYEIEQYKANTPNLFDVEKVELLTDDGAIARGKAVFNLNCASCHAPDGGGGVGPNLTDEYWILGGGFKNVFNTVYNGGRAGKGMVPWKGVLKPQDIQKVASYIISIEGNTTAKPKKPQGEIWKKE
- the ccoG gene encoding cytochrome c oxidase accessory protein CcoG; this encodes METPKNEKFRDSIGTIDSEGKRAWVFPKQPKGKLYNYRSYVSYALLLFLLSAPFIKINGNQFLLFNVLERKFNVFGFPFWPQDFHLVVISMIIGVVFVTLFTVVFGRVFCGWICPQTIFLEMVFRKIEYWIEGDRGKQIRLAKQPWNAEKIRKKVLKWFVFFLISFGIANVFLAYIIGSDELLLYISNGPANHVSIFIALLIFTGVFYFVFAWFREQVCIIACPYGRLQGVLLDNQSVVVAYDYKRGEKEKGRAKFNKKEDRIASGKGDCIDCKQCVHVCPTGIDIRNGTQLECVNCTACIDECDTMMENIGYPKGLIRFASIENIEKKSPFKFTARMKGYAAVLVILFGVLTGMLFLRNDVEAKVFRLPGQLYERKADGIISNVYSFKIVNKTTEEINNIHYELLSHKGKIEIVTHQDFTIPKQGMAEGSLFIELHQSQLKKDRVKLKIGVYSKNKLIETTTTNFLGPRKFW
- a CDS encoding FixH family protein; protein product: MKLNWGTGIVIAILAFIGFIMFMVTTMITNHKYNHDLVTDSYYQKELKYQDNINAEQNVLAIKDAIVIQLNQKGLELLFSEEFQSEFINGKVFLYRPSDKTLDSEFPIVLKNQKLHIPEKFLVGGRWNITVDFNYKGTPFLYHKELTL
- a CDS encoding sulfite exporter TauE/SafE family protein, with the protein product MLYTAFILGLLGSLHCLGMCGPIAFMLPLNKQNQVTQFFQLMSYHLGRLSTYALLGLVFGLLGRGFELFTFQQHLSIFTGILMIVIILFPKIVHRLKITNSLNRFIIKVKSELGKELKEKKRNTFFLIGFLNGFLPCGLVYMAILGAIATHNALYGSLYMFLFGIGTIPLMSSIVYLGKFTHFTFYNYFKKIVPFAVILIGVLFILRGLALDIPYISPANSVSNLVEHQTVCK
- a CDS encoding universal stress protein produces the protein MKKIIVPVDFSLHSENALRTAASFAKQFKSEIVAVHMLELSNALISVSSSYINEQAVFQIKLARQKFDEFLDKPYLSDITVSTLIQPYKDFSSFHDLKGQEDADLIIMSSQGATGFKEMFLGSNSEVVVRNSTIPVLVIKGLPITEPFKKVVFACDFSNDFVEPYKQAKEILSVFKCEIELVHVNTPGAKFKTTKEKKERIDSFLYNVGESFENKPKIVEVSDYKIEDGILEYAQTNQSDLIIMPTHGKHGIEHFLDGSIAEDIVNHAALPVLTIKI
- a CDS encoding CBS domain-containing protein; this encodes MKKRTPVSKIMSANLVTLSSIDDLTTAEELFKTHEIRHIPVVQGEEIIGMLSHTDLLRVSYAETVQEYETEVDIVLNSIFTIEQVMTKNVVTVNASDTIKEVAEVLSTREFHALPVVENNVLVGIVTTTDLIKYLLEQY
- a CDS encoding PorP/SprF family type IX secretion system membrane protein, yielding MKFVSKIISLSVILSFFVSFSQETLPIYQDYLSDNVFLVHPAAAGIGECGKIRLTARSQWLGIDNAPQLQTLSFHGRFNEDSKAAFGAILFNDKNGFHSQKAVQGTYAYHLNLSNGSVFNQLSFGLSLSAVQNEVDQSTFSGDPQVQQIIESDFYFNSDFGLAYHYRGFSSYLTVKNIFLTAKDNLTSEFDALNLRNYIIGAGYYFNNDKKLQFEPSFMFQFKEQTGEKVVDLNVKAYRKLKGSLLWAGISYRSSFDGNTFENAQYFSPLLGINFKRFMFAYTFTKQSGDLVFAEGGFHQLSLGMNLLCAKRRLAACPNINGQLF